The following are encoded together in the Zingiber officinale cultivar Zhangliang chromosome 8A, Zo_v1.1, whole genome shotgun sequence genome:
- the LOC122011804 gene encoding protein MKS1-like translates to MDPSPRRELQGPRPSPLKVGKDSHKIRKPPIAPPRHHHPPAADPPPARPRGPVIIYTVSPKIIHINPSEFMTLVQRLTGSNSSTANPPPLPQPPLPPSGAISPAARIASFERSTAASASPRVRDTRAQPGVSDRWEIGGGPTLDRTASFPGILSPVPSSLPPISPALFTPPAFDPSVISFFHELSPIFANNFNGNIFSNSPIPNLLATPTVPSPGAFWDLMSQFPDT, encoded by the coding sequence ATGGATCCGTCCCCGCGGCGAGAGCTCCAGGGACCCCGTCCATCTCCTCTCAAGGTCGGCAAAGACTCGCACAAAATCCGGAAGCCGCCTATCGCTCCGCCACGCCACCACCATCCGCCGGCGGCCGACCCTCCGCCGGCGCGCCCTCGCGGCCCGGTCATCATCTACACCGTCTCCCCCAAGATCATCCACATAAATCCCAGCGAGTTCATGACCCTGGTCCAGCGGCTCACCGGCTCCAACTCCTCAACCGCAAATCCTCCTCCACTGCCGCAGCCGCCTCTGCCCCCATCCGGCGCGATCTCCCCCGCTGCCCGCATCGCCTCCTTCGAGAGATCCACCGCCGCATCCGCGTCGCCGCGTGTGAGGGACACAAGGGCGCAACCGGGGGTTTCGGATCGGTGGGAGATCGGGGGCGGGCCAACCCTCGACCGGACTGCTTCCTTCCCCGGGATCTTGTCGCCGGTTCCCTCCTCGCTCCCCCCGATCTCCCCCGCACTTTTCACCCCGCCGGCGTTCGATCCTAGCGTGATTAGCTTCTTCCACGAGCTGAGCCCAATTTTCGCCAACAACTTCAACGGCAACATCTTCAGCAACAGTCCCATCCCTAATTTGCTCGCGACTCCCACCGTGCCATCGCCGGGAGCATTTTGGGATCTCATGAGCCAATTTCCAGACACGTAG
- the LOC122011008 gene encoding E3 ubiquitin-protein ligase PUB23-like codes for MDDSSSIEVPRLFLCPISLEIMRDPVTAATGMTYDRRSIERWLLVDGRSTCPVTQLQLPPDAAASLTPNHTLRRLIQSWSAAAGEAVDRIPTPRAPVDRTEVAGFIRDLSVRQRRVDVIRKVVDLAGESESNRRCMAGAGVPAKMAEILMDTSKIDGEEVSLALDALYVLRVPPEEWKPVVDGAGNRLIDTVVRILMHGCDEVKSTATLILKSIVEAANRGTLEQLSPLFFQSVLCSIRDDVGGGRISSSSTPHAALKILSHVTPWGRNRVKIVEAGGVWASVELELAAAEGDERRRRTELNLALLRQLCECAEGRAELVRHAAGIAVVAKRVLRVSPAANEQGVAILCAVGRCLAMEERVVREMLAVGAVAKLCLVLQANCSTGVKEKARRVLRLHSAAWKDSPCVQSYLSI; via the coding sequence ATGGATGATTCGTCTTCGATCGAAGTGCCCCGGTTGTTCCTCTGCCCGATCTCCCTCGAGATCATGCGCGACCCCGTCACCGCCGCCACCGGCATGACCTACGACCGCCGGAGCATCGAGCGGTGGCTCCTCGTCGACGGCCGCTCAACGTGCCCCGTCACGCAGCTCCAGCTCCCGCCCGATGCCGCCGCCTCACTCACACCCAACCACACCCTCCGCCGCCTCATCCAGTCTTGGTCCGCCGCCGCCGGCGAGGCCGTTGACCGCATCCCCACGCCGAGGGCCCCCGTCGACCGGACAGAAGTCGCTGGCTTCATTCGCGACCTCTCGGTCCGGCAGCGACGGGTCGACGTGATCAGGAAGGTAGTCGACCTCGCCGGGGAGAGCGAGAGCAACAGGCGGTGCATGGCGGGCGCTGGCGTTCCGGCGAAAATGGCGGAGATCTTAATGGACACGAGTAAAATAGACGGGGAGGAAGTGAGTTTGGCGCTCGATGCGCTTTACGTCCTCCGGGTGCCGCCGGAGGAGTGGAAGCCGGTCGTCGACGGCGCCGGCAACCGCCTCATCGATACGGTGGTGAGAATCTTAATGCATGGATGTGACGAAGTAAAATCAACGGCCACGTTAATCTTGAAGTCGATCGTCGAGGCGGCGAATCGAGGAACGCTGGAGCAATTGAGTCCCCTGTTCTTCCAATCCGTGCTCTGCTCAATCCGCGACGACGTCGGCGGCGGCCGGATCTCTAGCTCTTCCACTCCCCATGCGGCGCTCAAAATCTTGTCCCACGTCACTCCGTGGGGCCGGAACCGGGTGAAGATCGTGGAGGCCGGCGGCGTGTGGGCGTCGGTGGAGCTAGAGCTGGCAGCCGCGGAGGGCgacgagaggaggaggaggacggaGCTCAATCTGGCGCTTCTGCGCCAACTGTGCGAGTGCGCGGAGGGTCGAGCAGAGCTGGTGCGGCACGCGGCGGGCATCGCGGTGGTGGCGAAGCGGGTGCTGCGGGTGTCGCCGGCGGCGAACGAGCAGGGGGTGGCCATACTGTGCGCGGTGGGGAGGTGCTTGGCGATGGAGGAGCGGGTGGTGCGGGAAATGCTGGCCGTGGGGGCGGTGGCGAAGCTCTGCCTGGTGCTGCAGGCCAACTGCTCCACCGGAGTCAAGGAGAAGGCGAGGCGGGTGCTGAGGTTGCACTCTGCGGCGTGGAAGGATTCACCGTGCGTGCAATCTTATTTGTCAATTTAA